CGACCAGCTCGGCCCCTACGGCACCGTCCTGCCCGCCCGGACCCGGAGCTTCGCCCAGCGCATGATCCGGGACCTCGACATCAAGACCCCGGGCGCCGCCACGCCCGTGTCGGCGCTCTCCGGCGGCAACCAGCAGAAGGTCGTCGTCGCCCGCGCCCTGGCCACCGACCCCCAGGTGCTGGTGGCCATCCGTCCCACCAACGGGGTGGACGTCAAGTCCAAGGAGTTCCTGCTGCGCCGCATCCGGCAGGTCGCCGACGGCGGGAAGGCCGCGCTGATCGTCTCGGACGAGCTGGACGACCTGAAGGTGTGCGACCGGCTCGTGGTGATGTTCCACGGGCGGGCCGTCGCCGAGTTCGACCGCGGCTGGCAGGACGAGCACGTGGTCGCCGCCATGGAGGGCGTGGCCGACCGGGCGGAGGGCTCCGAAGCCGCCGGCCACGTCCCTGCCGCCCCCGCCTCCGGCGACCGCGCCCCGTCCCCGGCTGCTCCACCCTCCGGCGGTCCTGCCCCCGCCGATCCCACCTCCGAGACCGACGAAGAGCACGGAAGGTAGTCATGTCCGCCACCACTGATGTCACCGATCCCGCCACGAGCGTGGCGCGGGAGACCTCCGGAGACACCCGCCGCGGGCTCGACCTCGGTCGCTTCCGTGAACTGTCCCTGGTCCCGGCCATCCTGGTCCTGGGCCTGATCGGGTTCATCGTCTCGCCGGCCTTCCTGACCGCCGACAACCTCATCGGCGTGGCCCAGCAGTCCACCGAGCTGAGCCTGCTGGTCCTCGCCACCGCGCTGATCCTGATCTGCGGTCGCATGGACCTGTCGCTGGAGTCCACGATCGGCGTGGCGCCCGTCATCGCCGTCTGGCTGGTGCTGCCCACCAGCGGCGCCCGCTTCACCGGCCTCGGCATCTTCCCCGAGTGGACGGCCGTACCGCTCTGCCTCCTGGTCGGCGTCGTGATCGGCGCCGTCAACGGCTTCCTCATCCTCAAGCTGCGCCTCAACGGCTTCATCGTCACCCTCGGCATGCTGACCATGCTGCGCGGCCTCCAGGTCGCCCTCTCCGAGGGGCAGTCCATCGTGGAGCTGCCGTCCTCCTTCACCTACCTGGGCAAGGCGTCCTGGCTGGGCGTGCCCGCCGCCATCTGGGTCTGCGTGGTGCTCTTCGCGATCGGCGGCAGCGCGCTGGCCTGGCTGCGGCACGGCCGGGCGCTGTACGCGATCGGCGGCAACGCCGAGGCGGCCCGCACCGCCGGCATCCGTGTCGACCGGATCGTGTGGATCGTCCTCATCCTCGGCAGCGTGCTCGCCGCGTTCGCCGGCATCCTCTACAGCGGCCACTACGGCTCGATCTCCGCCACCCAGGGCAGCGGCTGGATCTTCCAGGTCTTCGCCGCGACCGTCATCGGCGGGGTCAGCCTCAACGGCGGCAAGGGCTCCATCTTCGGCGCCCTCACCGGTGTGCTGACCCTGCAACTCGTCGTCAACGTCATGACCTTGGCGGGCGTGCCGCCCCTGTGGAACCAGTTCCTCAACGGCGCGATCATCATCGTCGCACTGATCATCTCCCGCTTCGCCTCCGGCGAGAAGCAGGAGTAGTCCGGGTACAGGGAGGCACCTCGTGGCACTCACCGACGAGGCGATGGACAAGATCAAGGCGATGATCGTGGCCGGGGAGCTGGCGCCCGGCTCCCGCCTCCCCAAGGAGGAGATCCTCGCCGCCCAGCT
This genomic stretch from Streptomyces deccanensis harbors:
- a CDS encoding ABC transporter permease translates to MSATTDVTDPATSVARETSGDTRRGLDLGRFRELSLVPAILVLGLIGFIVSPAFLTADNLIGVAQQSTELSLLVLATALILICGRMDLSLESTIGVAPVIAVWLVLPTSGARFTGLGIFPEWTAVPLCLLVGVVIGAVNGFLILKLRLNGFIVTLGMLTMLRGLQVALSEGQSIVELPSSFTYLGKASWLGVPAAIWVCVVLFAIGGSALAWLRHGRALYAIGGNAEAARTAGIRVDRIVWIVLILGSVLAAFAGILYSGHYGSISATQGSGWIFQVFAATVIGGVSLNGGKGSIFGALTGVLTLQLVVNVMTLAGVPPLWNQFLNGAIIIVALIISRFASGEKQE